A DNA window from Rhipicephalus sanguineus isolate Rsan-2018 chromosome 8, BIME_Rsan_1.4, whole genome shotgun sequence contains the following coding sequences:
- the LOC119403404 gene encoding uncharacterized protein LOC119403404, with the protein MNTVVLEHVDEDKPCAAVVPPPSAIASTIAPLMSRRSRPSTLETLATDVVVAQVLPALERVVLAQPDGGGNVDEALCEGRNPFVSCKPAIIESLIEKIQKKRGHLNLTSLQLEILLCRAGVKKLDLFLTSEFLARKDALRFPRMFRRISTFGAELTDLSLEFYLTCNNDELCAMLATLPNLRHFLVAFENLSDRVLETLGEKCPQLQKLTLCETPQVTDAGLRSLVDETGTRGCRHLVYISIEGAPVGVTVRSVVYLLEKLPHLEAIHLPSLDKALVVLNEIKPPDFKLALREFKDVNVFTVQTSVRPTMREFLAKSIELCPRLQAIDIEVKTSDDISPLRLLAGLTELSIRTSESTSEWFFYTQLEPVLQEAGLQLTSLKLAMPDVDLAAVDAACPSIKTLQLIAINMCWRRNGVKLRDQPFGDLEALFLDPESPHSMKSRDLGLLLNGSYTLKELVLGCCDCFDDVFVMESLQRGLFRNLTRLELHNQRTVGILGIQQLVLLDEVLESLTLKECTALSTDDLAFLTGTACALNFQLKVQT; encoded by the exons ATGAACACTGTCGTTCTTGAACATGTCGACGAGGACAAGCCGTGCGCCGCGGTAGTGCCCCCTCCTTCTGCCATCGCCTCCACGATAGCGCCGCTCATGTCCCGAAGAAGCAGGCCGTCCACTCTGGAGACCCTCGCCACGGACGTCGTCGTGGCCCAGGTACTGCCGGCGCTGGAGCGAGTCGTGCTGGCCCAACCGGACGGCGGCGGCAACGTCGACGAGGCCCTATGCGAGGGCCGCAACCCTTTCGTGTCCTGCAAGCCGGCCATCATCGAGTCGCTCATCGAGAAGATACAGAAGAAGCGAGGCCACCTCAACTTGACCAGCCTGCAGTTAGAGATCCTCCTTTGCCGAGCGGGAGTCAAGAAGCTCGACCTGTTCCTCACATCTGAGTTCCTGGCGCGAAAGGACGCACTGAG GTTCCCCCGCATGTTCCGCCGCATCAGCACTTTCGGCGCCGAGCTGACGGACCTGTCGCTCGAGTTCTACTTGACGTGCAACAACGACGAGCTGTGCGCCATGTTGGCGACGCTGCCCAACCTGCGGCACTTCCTCGTCGCCTTCGAGAACCTCTCGGACCGCGTGCTCGAGACGCTGGGCGAGAAGTGCCCGCAGCTGCAGAAGCTCACGCTCTGCGAAACGCCTCAG GTCACCGACGCCGGTCTTCGGTCCCTGGTCGACGAAACGGGAACCAGAGGCTGCCGGCACCTGGTGTACATCTCGATAGAGGGCGCGCCGGTGGGCGTCACCGTCAGGAGCGTCGTGTACCTCCTCGAGAAGCTGCCACACCTGGAGGCCATACACCTGCCGTCGCTGGACAAGGCGCTTGTGGTGCTGAACGAGATCAAGCCTCCGGACTTCAAGCTGGCCCTGCGCGAGTTCAAGGACGTCAACGTGTTCACCGTGCAGACCTCGGTGCGGCCGACCATGCGCGAGTTCCTTGCCAAGAGCATCGAGCTCTGTCCCCGGCTGCAGGCCATCGACATCGAGGTGAAGACCTCGGACGATATCTCGCCCCTCAGGCTGCTCGCCGGCCTCACCGAGCTGTCCATCCGGACGTCCGAGTCCACCTCTGAGTGGTTCTTCTACACGCAGCTGGAGCCGGTCCTACAG GAAGCCGGTCTTCAGCTGACCTCGCTCAAGCTGGCCATGCCGGACGTCGACCTGGCCGCCGTGGACGCGGCCTGCCCGAGCATCAAGACCCTGCAGCTCATAGCCATCAACATGTGCTGGAGGCGCAACGGCGTCAAGTTGAGGGACCAGCCGTTCGGTGACCTCGAGGCTCTGTTCCTGGACCCGGAGAGTCCGCACTCCATGAAGTCGCGAGACCTGGGCCTCCTGCTGAACGGCTCGTACACCCTCAAGGAGCTCGTGCTCGGTTGCTGCGACTGCTTCGACGACGTGTTCGTCATGGAGTCCCTGCAGAGGGGCCTGTTCAGGAACCTGACGCGCCTCGAGTTGCACAACCAGCGCACAGTGGGCATCCTGGGCATCCAGCAACTGGTGTTGCTCGACGAAGTCCTCGAGTCGCTCACGCTGAAGGAATGCACCGCGCTGAGCACTGACGACCTCGCTTTTCTAACGGGGACGGCGTGCGCGCTCAACTTTCAGCTCAAGGTGCAGACGTGA